One window from the genome of Hydra vulgaris chromosome 02, alternate assembly HydraT2T_AEP encodes:
- the LOC100198798 gene encoding spliceosome RNA helicase DDX39B: MADVQDEEFIPDYEEQSDNEAAAEDGVQATDSVKKEVKGTYVSIHSSGFRDFLLKPELLRAIVDCGFEHPSEVQHECIPQAILGMDIVCQAKSGMGKTAVFVLATLQQLEPVDSQVSVLVMSHTRELAFQVSKEYERFSKYLPNTKVAVFFGGLSVKKDEQTLKTNCPHIVVGTPGRILALARDKVLNLKHVKHFILDECDKMLEQLDMRRDVQEIFRMTPHEKQVMMFSATLNKEMRLVCKKFMQDPMEVYVDDETKLTLHGLTQHYCKLKDNEKNRKLFDLLDALEFNQVIIFVKSVQRCIALSNLLVEQNFPAIAIHRSMPQEERISRYRQFKDFQKRILVATNLFGRGMDIERVNIVVNYDMPEDSDTYLHRVARAGRFGTKGLAISFVSDEEDAKVLNGVQDRFEVNVSELPAEIDVSTYIEGYEAQR, from the exons ATGGCTGACGTTCAAGATGAGGAGTTTATACCTGATTATGAAGAGCAAAGTGATAACGAAGCTGCTGCTGAAGATGGTGTTCAAGCAACTGATAGTGTTAAAAAGGAAGTGAAAGGAACATACGTATCAATACACAGTTCAGGATTTAGAGACTTTTTGTTAAAGCCGGAGTTATTAAGAGCGATTGTTGACTGTGGTTTTGAACATCCATCTGAAG ttCAGCATGAATGTATTCCTCAAGCAATTCTTGGAATGGATATTGTATGTCAAGCAAAAAGTGGAATGGGAAAAACAGCTGTATTTGTCCTGGCTACTCTCCAGCAACTTGAACCTGTTGATAGCCAGGTTAGTGTTCTTGTCATGTCGCATACCCGAGAACTGGCTTTTCAAGTTAGCAAAGAATATGAGCGATTCTCAAAATATCTTCCAAACACTAAAGTAGCTGTATTTTTTGGTGGTTTAAGTGTAAAAAAAGATGAGCAAACATTAAAGACTAACTGCCCACATATTGTTGTTGGTACTCCTGGTCGTATTTTAGCACTCGCAAGAGATAAAGTTTTGAACTTAAAACATGTCAAACACTTTATTCTAGATGAGTGTGATAAAATGCTTGAACAATTag ATATGCGTCGTGATGTGCAAGAAATCTTCAGAATGACACCACACGAAAAGCAAGTTATGATGTTCAGTGCAACACTTAATAAAGAAATGCGCTTGGTTTGCAAAAAGTTTATGCAAGAT CCTATGGAAGTTTATGTTGATGACGAAACAAAGTTGACTCTGCACGGTTTAACTCAGCATTACTGCAAGTTAAAAGATAATGAGAAGAATAGgaaattatttgatttacttGATGCTTTAGAATTTAACCAG GTTATAATTTTTGTGAAATCTGTTCAAAGATGTATCGCACTATCAAACTTACTTGTTGAACAAAATTTCCCTGCTATTGCCATTCATCGATCTATGCCACAAGAAGAAAG AATTTCTCGTTATCGACAATTCAAAGATTTTCAAAAGCGTATCCTTGTTGCAACAAATTTGTTTGGAAGAGGAATGGATATTGAGCGAGTTAATATAGTTGTAAACTATGATATGCCTGAAGACTCTGATACATACCTTCATAga GTTGCTCGAGCTGGACGTTTTGGCACAAAAGGCTTAGCCATTTCCTTTGTTTCGGACGAAGAAGATGCTAAAGTTCTGAACGGAGTCCAAGATCGCTTTGAAGTTAATGTCAGCGAACTCCCTGCAGAAATAGATGTCTCAACCTACATTGAAGGCTATGAAGCGCAACGTTAA